ACTGGAACACGGCGCAGTGCGTTGCCCTCTGCGGGTCGTTCCCGGGTAACTTCGACGTCGAATGCATAAACGGCCTCGACTTTACGGGCAAGCGCGTGTTTGTCGATGCCATCGAGAATATCGACTCCTGGCTCGAGAAGGGCGTGGAACTGCTGAAGATCAACATGCACGAGTACAGCAAGTTGCTCGACCGCATGGGAATTCCGCAGGTGAAGTCGAGCCCGCAGTTCTGGAAAATGACCGCGACCGCAGTGCTCGAGCGCCTTCCCATCAAGAACCTCGTGGTGACCGACGAGGAATCGCCGGTACGCGCGTTCCGTCTGGTCGAAAAGAAGTTTCAGAGCGCGATAGTCACGCCTCCCGCAGTCGAGGTGCAGAACAGCGTGGGTGCGGGCGATTCGTTCTTTGCCGGCTGGCTTTATGCCGATAGCATGGGCCTCGAATTCGAGGAATGCCTCGTGAAGTCGACCGCCGTCGCTGTGGCCCGCTGTGAAGTCGACAAGCCCTGGATGCTTTCGCTTGAGCGCGTTGCCGAGCTGGAAGAAACTATCCGCGAAAGCCTCGAACAGCAGGAATAGGCAGGCCGGCATGAACGGGACGCTTGTCGTATTTGCCTCGAAGCAGGAATTCAACACGATTTTCCCGCAGATATCCGCTGTGGTGGCGTCCACTACGCCGCAATCCATAGACAACCGTTTCGATGTCGCCGTGTGCGGGGTGGGAATGCTCGACTTTTCGGCGAACCTCGCGTACCTCCTGGCGAAGAACCGCTACGAGCGCGTAATCCAGGTGGGCATCTGCGGGGCATATCCCAACCGCGGGATAGAAATTTGCGACGTGGTGCGTGTCGATACCGACGTTGTCGGCGATATGGGAATCCAGACACGTGAAGGCCATTTTGTCGCCTGGAAGGATGCTTCTGGTGAAGACGGCGTATATGCGGGCGAATCCCCGCGATTCCTCACGATTGCGCTTGCGTCTATACGTTCTGTTGCCGGCGTCTCGGTGAACTGCTGTACCGGTACCAAGTACCTGGCGCTCCGTCGTGGCGGGCTCTTCAAGGCCGATGTCGAGAGTATGGAAGGCGCGGCATGCTTTGCCGTGTGCAGGCGCTTTGGCGTTCCGGCCTACCAGTTCCGCGCGGTAAGCAACATCGCGACCGACCGCGATACGTCTACCTGGAAGATTCCCGAAGCCCTCATGGCCCTCAAAAGTGAGGTGCTGGACAATCTGTAAACAATGTGGAATGTGGAATGTGTAATGTGAAATGAAGAAATTCACATTACACACCCCACATTTAGCATCTCTCATCTCTCATCTCACATCCCACATCTCACATTTGTTATGCGTCTTTCCCTCGGCATTTCCACCTGTCCTAACGACACCTACATCTACGAGGCGCTTGTCGCCGGTCTCGAGAATTCCCCTTTTGAATGGGACGTGCATTTTGCCGACGTGCAGACATTGAACGAGATGATTATCGCGGGCAAGCTCGACGTGGCCAAAGTGAGCGCGCAGGTCTACCCGAAAATTCGTGACAACTACGTGTGCCTCGGGTGCGGCGGCGCCATCGGGTATGGCTGCGGCCCGCTCCTGCTTTCTTCTGTGTCCGGCGCCTTCGACCCTGCAAAAGAAACTGTACTCCCTGGAGCGAACACGACGGCCGCGCTCCTTTTCCGGTTCTGGTTTGCTCACGAGTTCGGCGTAAAGTCCGGTCGCCCGGGTGCGTGTGCGCCGCAGGTGCGCTATGCGCTTTTCAACGAGGTCTACTCCTCGCTGCTCATCAAGTCTGCGGTTCAGGGTGTAACCATTCACGAACATCGCTTCACCTGGAAACGTGACGGGCTTCACATGTTGCAGGACCTCGGCGCCTACTGGGAACAGGAAACGGGCTCGCCGATTCCGCTCGGGATTGCAGTCGCGCGCCGCTCGCTTTCGTACGAACTTGTCAGGAATATCGAGAAGGAGATTCGCGATAGCCTCTCGATGGCTCGGAAAAGGTCGGAACTCGTGACCCCGTTTATTCGTGAAAAAGCGCAAATTTCCGATGAAAAAGTCATCGAATCGCACATAAAAATGTTCGTGAACGACTTTTCCGAGAGCGTGGGCGAGGCGGGTCGGCGCGCTCTCGAGTCCCTTTGGGGTATCGCAGATTGTTGATAACCTGTTGATAACAACAAAAATCGTGTAATAATCCGTAAACGTAAAATTATTTTTACAAAACTGCGAATTTTTGCGAAAAACTTTATTTATTTTCCAAAAAGCACTTTTTTTGGGAGTTCGCTTATGAGTTTAGTCAACGACCTCGATCTCGAAGTTGAAAACTTCAAACGTGAGTACGAAAAGTTCGAACGCGGCAACAAGTCCGCTGGAACGCGTGCGCGCAAGGTTCTGCAGGATATCAAGAAGACCTGCCAGGAGATTCGCGTGTCCATCCAGGGGGCGAAGAAGGAGGAGGAAAAGTCCAACCTTTCCCCTGAGAATTGACGTTCAAGGCCTGCCTAACGGGCACTTTTTGCTTTTTTTAAGCGTTTTTTTGGGTTATTTCTCAAAAAGCGTTTGACTAGAGCCCGTTATGAAGGTATATTCCCATTCGGGTTTTGAATTTGTCGATTCGGCAAACCAAAAAAACAAACGATTTTATGTGTTCTATGATTGGAGAAACGTAGCAGTATGACCCTAAAGAAACTGGTCTTAATTACGGCCGGGGCTTTGCTTCTTTCCGGAACCGCCATGGCAAGAATCATCAACGTGCCTGGCGAATTCCAGAAAATCGGTGACGCTCTCGGTAATGCCGATGCTGGCGATACCATCAAGGTAGCGCGCGGCACCTACAACGAAAACATCACTCTCGTGATGGGCGTGATCCTGAAAGGCGAAGATCCGCTGACAACAATCATCGATGGCGGCCGCAATGGTCCGACCGTCATGGGTACTTCGGGCGCAGAAATGTCGCACTTCACTGTGAGGAACGGTCTCGAAGGCATCCTCTGCGAAAACGCTGCCCCCTACATTCACCACTGCTACGTGATGGATAACCACGCTACGGGTATCGGTGCGTTCATCTCGCTCCCGCATCTCCGCAACAACGTGGTGTACGGCAACCGCTGGTCCGGCATCCTCGCTTGGGGTGCCAAGTCTCTCGACGCCTTCATCGAGCACAACGTCGTGCTCCGTAACGGCTACTCGGGCCTTGCCCTGAAGGGACCGACCAACGTGGTCGCCCGTAACAACATCTTCATGGAGAACCACTATTACGGTGTGTTCGCCGACCCGGCCGCCGGCCAGACGAAGGTGGAGTACAACAACATCTACAAGAACTACTACCCGTTCAACCACTTCATCAAGGTGAACCGCACCAACGTTTCCCTCGATCCGAAGTTCATGAACCACTCCCTCTCGAAGCCGAACTTCTACTGCCAGTCCACCTCGCCGATGCTCAAGCGCGGTAAGGGCAAGCTCGACATCGGTCTTACGACTGTCGAGGTTGTGAAGGAAGAAGAACAGGCTGAAGAAACCCGCAACCCGGATACCGATGCCGATGGCCTCTGCGATCCGTGGGTTTCCGAAGAAGGCGTTTCCGACAAGTATGCTTCTGTTTGCACCGGCATCGACAACTGCCCCGAAGAAGCCGAAGACTTCGACGGTTACCAGGATGACGATGGCTGCCCGGATGCCGACAACGACCGCGACGGTCTCTGCGACCCGTGGGTCGAAGCCAAGGGCTTGCTCGCGAACTTTGCTCATGTGTGCCAGGGTGTTGACCGCTGCCCCGAACAGGCCGAAACCCAGAACGGTTACAAGGACGACGACGGATGCCCGGACGAAGTCCCGCAGCCGCCGAAGAAGGTGTTCGTGCTTGAAGGCGTGAACTTCGAATCCGGCAAGGCGACCATCACTCAGGACTCTCACGTGTCCCTCATGAAGGTTGTCGACATCATGGAAACCTTCCAGGAAGCGACGTTCGAAATTGTGGGTCATACGGACAACGTTGGTTCCAAGGAAAAGAACAAGCAGCTCTCCGCCGACCGCGCCGCTGCAGTGAAGAACTTCCTTGTCGAGAACGGTATTAACGAAGCCCGCATTGTTACAAGCGGTAAGGGCGACTCTCAGCCGGTTGCCTCTAACAAAACCCCCGAAGGGCGTGCGCAGAACCGTCGTATCGAGTTCATTCGCACGGATATCAAGTAAAGGAGTAGGTGATGATGCATACTAGTTTCATCAAGACATCGGTCCTCGGACTTACAGTGGCGGCCAGCTCCCTGTTTGCTGACGCTACCTACTCTCCGCACAAGTATCAGCAGAACGACTGGTTCGCAGAATTCGGCGGCAACACCGCCATGTACGTGAACCCGGCAAGCATTGCTGAAACGGAACAGTTGGAATTCAGCGCTGCGTTCTTCAGCTCCATCAGCGGCGAAGCAAGCCAGGAATACGTGAGCTTGACCTTCCCGATGGACTACAAGCACACGCTCGGCTTCTCGTTCTTCGAGAACGGCGCTTCTATCGACGGTGGCAAGTCCTACGGTGAATACGCGTTCATGTTCGGCTATGCCTACAACCTCTTCCAGTTGATCTCTCTCGGTGTGGACATCTCGGTGCTCTACATCAACCAGTTCGACGACGTGAAGCAGGTGACCTTCGGTTCTGACATCGGTATCAGCTGGAACCCGCTCGCTTCTTCCAAGCTCGGCTACCTCCTCGTGGGTGTCGCCTTGCAGAACGTGCTGCAGCCGGCCATCGCCACGAGCGACGACGCTCCGGCAGTGGTGCTCTTCACCGAAAGCGAAGCCTACAAGATTCCCGCGAACCTGAACTTCTCCTTGTTCTACCGCGGTCTTAACAGGAGCCTCGAAGCGAAGATCGAAGCATCCTTCATCGACATCATGCACGATGACGAGGAAGGCGGCGAAGGCTTCAACCTCGAGACCAGCTTCACCTTGACCTACTACCTCTCCCCGCACTTGGGCGTGCGTGGCCGTTTCACCAAGGAAGGTTACTTCGTTGCTGGTGCTACGGTGAACGTGAAGGACGTGAGCATCTTCCGTTACCTCCAGTTGGATTTGGAAATGTCTCATGACGACCTCTACGCCAAGAAGAACCGTGGTTTCATCTGGGCCGTGAAGATTACTTCTCGCTTCGGTGACACCCGCGAAGAGAAAATCGGTGAGGAACGTTACCGTCGCTTGAAGATCGAACCTGAAAACGACTACCGTGCTGCTATGCGCCTGTACTTGAACCGTCAGTTCCTCGAAGCTGCTTACGCCTTCGGTAAGGTCCAGACCAAGTACCCCGCATTCCACCTTGTCGACCAGGCTGCGTTCTACAAGGCAAAGTCTTTCGAAAACCTCCGCATGCACAAGGCTGCAAAGTCCGTGTACGAAGACGCTATCAAGCGCTATCCGCAGAGCGACCAGAAGGCCAAGTACCACTTCCAGTTGATGAACATTGACTATAAGGAAGGCAAGTACACCGAAGCCATGAGCAAGTACCAGAACATTGCCCAGAAGTTCGGTGAAAGCGACGTGAAGGCCGACGCCGACTACGTTGCCGGCCAGATCAAGTTCGAACAGGGCCTCTACCAGGAATCTGTCGACCTGCTCGCCGCCATCCTTCCGGGTAACGCGAACTACTTCTATGCCCGTTACACCATGGGTATCGCCTACAGCCGCCTCGGCAAGTTCGAAGAAGCTGAAAACTGCTTCCGCGACATTACCGAGCAGCAGTACTCCAACCAGTCCGAACAGGACCTCCAGGACGCTGCCCGCGTGAAGCTCGGCCACCTCTACTTCTCCGGCGAGAAGGCTGACATTGCCGCCGCCGCCCAGATGTATGGCCAGGTGCAGCCCGGTTCTCCGGTGTACGACGAAGCTATGCTCGGCATTGCATGGTCCTTCCTCAAGGTGAACAAGCCGGACGAAGCCATGAAGCCTGCCAAGTGGATTATTTCTAACCTTCCGGAATCCTTCCTCGTGTCCGAAGCCTACCTCGTCCAAGGTTACTGCTACTTCATGAAGAAGGACTACCAGAATGCAGCCAAGTCTCTCGAACAGGCTGAAGCCAAGACCGAGAAGCCGGCTGTGTCCGTGGCTGCCCGCGATAGCGCCCGCCAGGCATACGACGCTATGCAGAGCGAATTCGACTCCGTGCAGGTCCAGGCACTTGACCTCGCTCGCCAGCTGCCCACCCCGCGTGTGGAAAGCAAGCGTGAGGCTCTGCGCCCGACCTTCGACAAGGCCAACCAGGCTATCGAAGACTACGCCGCGTTCACCCAGAGGGCCATCCAGAGTGACCGCTTTGAATCCAACCGCAAGCGCATCCTCGAAGATGCGGGCTTCACTCTCGCTACTGTGAAGACCAAGATGGGCCAGGGCTCGACTTCTTCCGAAGCGGCTCAGGAACTCGAAGAATTGGAGGACCTGGAGTAATCCGGGGCCTCCCCTTTTTATGATTATATAGGTGGATAGAGAACGATGAAAAAAATCATTCTTGTCGCTGCGATTGTTTGCTCCTTTATCGGAACTTCTTTCGCTGCATCGGATCCTTGTAAGGAAAAGACCAACGAAGCAAAGAAAATGCTTGCCAAGTGCAAGTCCATCGGGAAGGGCAAATCTGGTTATGAGCAGTGCGCCAGTTCCTATAAGGTAATCAAGAACCAGGCCGAACAGGCATGCCGTTCCGGCGGCCTCGACGAACAGGGCATGGTGAAGGCCATCGAGCAGTGGGAAAAGCTCGCCAAGGGCGAAACCTGTAAGGGCAAGAAGTCCGACCGCTGTGCCGGTGCTCTCCAGCAGCTGGGTCACTACCAGTTCATGCTCGAAGAAAAGCAGTTCCTGGATATCCAGGGCCAGTACGAAGAAGATGTCGCCTGGTGTGCCGACCGCGATAACAAGCCGGCCAAGTGTGCGAACATCGGCCAGTACCCGAAGGCCGACCACCAGAAGTCCCTCGGCTACTTCCTCGAGTACATCGACAAGTACCCGAAGGCTCCGAAGATTCCGGTGGTGCTCTACCAGGCCGCTGCCGTGCAGGAAGCTAGCGGCGAAGACGAAAAGGCGTTTAAGCTCCGCGATCGTCTCGTCAAGAACTTCCCGAACGACGGTCTCGTGCCGAAGGCATGGCTCCGTATCGCCGAATACCACTTCATGAACCGCAAGTTCCGTGATGCTATCGCCGCCTACAAGAAGGTGACCGGCTTTGAGAACCTCACCGGTAAGGAAGCGGCTCTCGCCATGTACCACTTGGCTGAATCCTACTACAACATCGCCGAATACGAAACGGCTGCTTACAAGTACTACGAATATATCATCGGTGCCGACAAGGGTAAATACCCCAACGACCTCCGCGCCGAAGCTATGGACTTCATGGCTGCCTCCTTCTCTGACCTTGAAGGTGGTGGTGTCGCCGAAGCTGAAGCCTTCCTCAAGGACAAGAAGGTTCCGTTCAAGGATTCCGTGTACTACCGCATCGGTATGAAGAACAAGGACCACGACCGTAACGAAGAAGCTGTCCAGTCCTTCAAGCGCTTGATGCAGATCAACCCGGACTACATCGACGCTCCGCTCGCCGATATCGCCATGATCGAAATCTTGCTCGTGCAGCAGAAGTTCGACGAAGCCCAGAACTACCGTTACGTGGTGGTGAAGCGCTACGACAAGAACTCCTCCTGGCGCAAGAAGAACACCAAGTATAAGGAATCCGTCGCGAACGCTGACAAGGCTATCCGCGGCGCTATGCTCGAAATTCCGCACTACCATCACCAGCAGGCCGCGAAGATCACCAAGGAAGGTGATATCGAGGGCGGTAAGCGTCGCTATGCCGAAGCTATCAAGGCTTACGAGGCGTTCCTCACCCGTTACAAGAATGAACCGACCTGGGATGAATACACCGTGCATATCGACCTCGCTGCCGCCTACCAGGAAATGGGCCAGCATGCGAATGCCGCCAAGATGTTCAACTGGATTGTCGATACCGATACCACCCGTTATGGCCGCCGCGCTCTCGGTTCCGCTGCCCTCCTGAAGAAGGAAGAAGCTGCCTACAACGCCGTGCTCATGATGGACCAGGCTCGCGAAGCCGCTCTCAAGAGCAAGGCTAACGGCGATACGGTCAAGGCTTACGACCTCCCCGAAACGAAGGCTTACTTCGCCCAGGTGGACAAGTACATGCAGAAGTTTGGCCAGAACAAGGAAGCTGCCGAACTTGCCTACAACGCTGCCCTCGTGCACTACAATGCCAAGAAGTTCAAGACTGCGGTTACGGTTCTTCGCGAACTCCGCCAGAAGTACCCGAACCACCAGTACATCTTGCTCATCAGCCAGATGCTTGCCAAGTCCTTGCTCGAATCCAACCAGCTCGATGAGGCTCTCGCCGAATTCGAATGGCTGTTGAAGCAGTACACGCAGGTGAAGGCCACCAAGAACGACTCGATGGCTAAGGAAACCGAAAAGGCTATCGCGTTCGTGCTCTACCAGATGGCTGAAAAGGCTGTCAAGGAAGGCCAGTACGAGAAGGGTGCCAATGCTTACCTCTCTCTCGTGAAGCGTTACCCGAAGGTCGAGATTGCCGACAAGGCTATCTTCGAAGCCGCTGCCGCGTTCGAAAGCGCGAACCAGTACAACAAGGCTGCCGAAACCTTCATGATTCTCCCGAAGCAGTACGCAAGCTCTCCGCTCACTATCAAGGGCGTGCTCCGTGCCGCATCCGCATACAAGAAGGACAACAAGCCGCAGATGGCTGCGACCACGTTCCTCTTTATCACGAACAACTTCCCGCAGGATTCCATGGCGTTCCAGGCAATCGGCTTTGCTGCCGCCGTGTATGACTCCATCCCGGATAAGAAGAACGCTGCTGTTACCTACGAACTTGCCTACAAGCGCTACCCGAAGAACGAGAAGACCCCGAGCTTCCTGTACAGCGCCTGCTTGAGCTACGACGAAGCGAAGATGACCGACGAAGCAATCCGTTGCTCCAAGGACCTCGTTCGCGACTACCCGAAGAGCACCTACGCTCTTGACGCCGCGTTCTCCATCCCGATGGCTTACGCTAACGCCAAGAAGTGGGATCTTGCCGCCTCCGAATACCACAACTTCATCAAGATGTACACCGAAGACAAGGAAAAGCTGATTGCCGCCTACATCGGTGCAGCCCGTGCCTACATGGAACTGAAGGAAGAAGACAAGGCTATCGAAGACTACCGCAAGACTCTCGAAGCTTACGACAAGTACGGTTTGCAGATCAAGAACGCCGACCCGGGTGTCCCGGCCGAAGCCGCCTTCTACATGGGTGAACACGAGTTCCACAAGATGGACCCGATTGTGCTGAAGGGTAAGGAAAAGGACAAGGCCAAGATCATCAAGACCTTGGTGGAAATACTCCAGAAGGCTATGGGTCACTACTCCAAGTCTGCTGCCTACGCTTCTGAAAAGTGGACCTTCCGTGCCACGAACAAGATGGGTATGCTCTTCGTGACCATGGCCGCCAAGATCCGCGAACAGGAAATGAACGCGAAGAAGGAAGACGAGAAGTTCGCCGAACGTATTACCATCGTGCAGCAGCTGCCGAGCTACTACGAACAGGCTCGCCCGATCTTCCAGAAGAACATCGACCTTGCACGCGACCAGGGCTTCTACAACAAGGACGTGGTCGAGGCTGAAGAAGGCTACATCGAAATGTTCTACCAGGGCTGCGCCGTGTTCGTCGAAGTGGCTGACGCATTCGCGAACGCACCGCTTCCGGACTCCGCCGCCATCGTTCAGGAATACATCTACGAAGAAATGGTGAAGGCCGACGCTATCGAAGCCGCTCACGAAGACCTCGAGGCCTATCGTGAAGAGCTCATGAACAAGTCGAACTCCGCAAAGGAACTCGCCGTTCCGCAGTGCGCTACCGGTATCAAGGCCTCTGCCCACTACGGTATCGACAACCAGTGGACTGCGAAGTTGTTCGAAACGTTGAAGGCTCTTGACGAAACGAACGAAGTTCTCGCCACGAAGATCGAAAAGTTTGACCCGTCGACTCTGTTCTCTGACCCGAGCTACTTCAAGACGAAGGCCCGTATCGAACAGATTTCGAAGTCCGAAGTCATGACTCCGGAAGAAAGGATCAATACCTTCCGCGAAATCATCAAGGATGCCAAGGCTGAAAACGAAAAGTTGAAGGCCGAACTTGAGGAACTCAAGAAGCAGCTGATGAGTGCTCCGGCCCCGTCTGCCGAGCCGGAACCGTCCATGGACGAACCTGCTGCTGCTGAAGAGGCTGCCCCCGCTCCGGCACCTGCCAAGAAGAAGGCTGGTAAGAAGAAGGGCAAGAAGAAGTAGCGGTAAAAACTATTTTACGGGGACCTTGTTCATAGGTTCCCCGTATTTTTAGGGCTTTAGGCGGGTTTCTGACGCGGTAAATAAAGTTTTACTCCGTTGACCCTCCAAAAACGCCCAAAAAAAAATAAATATGAACAAAGATTTCAAAAACAAACACAAAAACAACACTCGAAAGGAGTAATCTAAAATGTCTAAAATGCTTCAATCCTTCAGCCCTGAATCCGATGGTTGGCAGTTCATGTGGATCATCCTGGCCGTGTTCATCATCGGTCTCGGCATCTCCATCGAACGTATCATCTACATCCTGGTGAAGAGCTCCAAGGGCCGTGCCAAGTTCCTCGCTGATTTCGGTAAGCTCATCAGCTCTCAGCAGTATGACCAGGCTCTTAGCCTCGCCAACGCTACCAACCTCCCGGTTGCTCGCATTATGTCTGCTATCGTTGCCAACCGCGCCGGTGGCCGCGAAGGCATGCAGGCTGCTTGCGATGCAGTGTTCCTGACTGAAGCTCCGCGTCTTACTCGTTACATCTCCCTTATTTCCGTGATGGCTTCCATCTCTACGTTGCTCGGACTTATGGGTACGATTTACGGTCTGATCTACACCTTCGACGCTGTGGCTAACAAACCCGCTTCCGAACGTGCCAAGGCTCTTTCCGACGGTATCGCTATCGCTATGGGTACGACGCTTGAAGGACTTCTCTCCGCAGTGCCTCTCCTGGTCATTGTGGGCTTCCT
This genomic interval from Fibrobacter sp. UWR3 contains the following:
- a CDS encoding tetratricopeptide repeat protein, translated to MKKIILVAAIVCSFIGTSFAASDPCKEKTNEAKKMLAKCKSIGKGKSGYEQCASSYKVIKNQAEQACRSGGLDEQGMVKAIEQWEKLAKGETCKGKKSDRCAGALQQLGHYQFMLEEKQFLDIQGQYEEDVAWCADRDNKPAKCANIGQYPKADHQKSLGYFLEYIDKYPKAPKIPVVLYQAAAVQEASGEDEKAFKLRDRLVKNFPNDGLVPKAWLRIAEYHFMNRKFRDAIAAYKKVTGFENLTGKEAALAMYHLAESYYNIAEYETAAYKYYEYIIGADKGKYPNDLRAEAMDFMAASFSDLEGGGVAEAEAFLKDKKVPFKDSVYYRIGMKNKDHDRNEEAVQSFKRLMQINPDYIDAPLADIAMIEILLVQQKFDEAQNYRYVVVKRYDKNSSWRKKNTKYKESVANADKAIRGAMLEIPHYHHQQAAKITKEGDIEGGKRRYAEAIKAYEAFLTRYKNEPTWDEYTVHIDLAAAYQEMGQHANAAKMFNWIVDTDTTRYGRRALGSAALLKKEEAAYNAVLMMDQAREAALKSKANGDTVKAYDLPETKAYFAQVDKYMQKFGQNKEAAELAYNAALVHYNAKKFKTAVTVLRELRQKYPNHQYILLISQMLAKSLLESNQLDEALAEFEWLLKQYTQVKATKNDSMAKETEKAIAFVLYQMAEKAVKEGQYEKGANAYLSLVKRYPKVEIADKAIFEAAAAFESANQYNKAAETFMILPKQYASSPLTIKGVLRAASAYKKDNKPQMAATTFLFITNNFPQDSMAFQAIGFAAAVYDSIPDKKNAAVTYELAYKRYPKNEKTPSFLYSACLSYDEAKMTDEAIRCSKDLVRDYPKSTYALDAAFSIPMAYANAKKWDLAASEYHNFIKMYTEDKEKLIAAYIGAARAYMELKEEDKAIEDYRKTLEAYDKYGLQIKNADPGVPAEAAFYMGEHEFHKMDPIVLKGKEKDKAKIIKTLVEILQKAMGHYSKSAAYASEKWTFRATNKMGMLFVTMAAKIREQEMNAKKEDEKFAERITIVQQLPSYYEQARPIFQKNIDLARDQGFYNKDVVEAEEGYIEMFYQGCAVFVEVADAFANAPLPDSAAIVQEYIYEEMVKADAIEAAHEDLEAYREELMNKSNSAKELAVPQCATGIKASAHYGIDNQWTAKLFETLKALDETNEVLATKIEKFDPSTLFSDPSYFKTKARIEQISKSEVMTPEERINTFREIIKDAKAENEKLKAELEELKKQLMSAPAPSAEPEPSMDEPAAAEEAAPAPAPAKKKAGKKKGKKK
- a CDS encoding 1,4-dihydroxy-6-naphthoate synthase, which translates into the protein MRLSLGISTCPNDTYIYEALVAGLENSPFEWDVHFADVQTLNEMIIAGKLDVAKVSAQVYPKIRDNYVCLGCGGAIGYGCGPLLLSSVSGAFDPAKETVLPGANTTAALLFRFWFAHEFGVKSGRPGACAPQVRYALFNEVYSSLLIKSAVQGVTIHEHRFTWKRDGLHMLQDLGAYWEQETGSPIPLGIAVARRSLSYELVRNIEKEIRDSLSMARKRSELVTPFIREKAQISDEKVIESHIKMFVNDFSESVGEAGRRALESLWGIADC
- a CDS encoding OmpA family protein; this encodes MARIINVPGEFQKIGDALGNADAGDTIKVARGTYNENITLVMGVILKGEDPLTTIIDGGRNGPTVMGTSGAEMSHFTVRNGLEGILCENAAPYIHHCYVMDNHATGIGAFISLPHLRNNVVYGNRWSGILAWGAKSLDAFIEHNVVLRNGYSGLALKGPTNVVARNNIFMENHYYGVFADPAAGQTKVEYNNIYKNYYPFNHFIKVNRTNVSLDPKFMNHSLSKPNFYCQSTSPMLKRGKGKLDIGLTTVEVVKEEEQAEETRNPDTDADGLCDPWVSEEGVSDKYASVCTGIDNCPEEAEDFDGYQDDDGCPDADNDRDGLCDPWVEAKGLLANFAHVCQGVDRCPEQAETQNGYKDDDGCPDEVPQPPKKVFVLEGVNFESGKATITQDSHVSLMKVVDIMETFQEATFEIVGHTDNVGSKEKNKQLSADRAAAVKNFLVENGINEARIVTSGKGDSQPVASNKTPEGRAQNRRIEFIRTDIK
- a CDS encoding MotA/TolQ/ExbB proton channel family protein, coding for MSKMLQSFSPESDGWQFMWIILAVFIIGLGISIERIIYILVKSSKGRAKFLADFGKLISSQQYDQALSLANATNLPVARIMSAIVANRAGGREGMQAACDAVFLTEAPRLTRYISLISVMASISTLLGLMGTIYGLIYTFDAVANKPASERAKALSDGIAIAMGTTLEGLLSAVPLLVIVGFLNMNSERLIQEMEEKGLKIINSLV
- a CDS encoding tetratricopeptide repeat protein, which encodes MMHTSFIKTSVLGLTVAASSLFADATYSPHKYQQNDWFAEFGGNTAMYVNPASIAETEQLEFSAAFFSSISGEASQEYVSLTFPMDYKHTLGFSFFENGASIDGGKSYGEYAFMFGYAYNLFQLISLGVDISVLYINQFDDVKQVTFGSDIGISWNPLASSKLGYLLVGVALQNVLQPAIATSDDAPAVVLFTESEAYKIPANLNFSLFYRGLNRSLEAKIEASFIDIMHDDEEGGEGFNLETSFTLTYYLSPHLGVRGRFTKEGYFVAGATVNVKDVSIFRYLQLDLEMSHDDLYAKKNRGFIWAVKITSRFGDTREEKIGEERYRRLKIEPENDYRAAMRLYLNRQFLEAAYAFGKVQTKYPAFHLVDQAAFYKAKSFENLRMHKAAKSVYEDAIKRYPQSDQKAKYHFQLMNIDYKEGKYTEAMSKYQNIAQKFGESDVKADADYVAGQIKFEQGLYQESVDLLAAILPGNANYFYARYTMGIAYSRLGKFEEAENCFRDITEQQYSNQSEQDLQDAARVKLGHLYFSGEKADIAAAAQMYGQVQPGSPVYDEAMLGIAWSFLKVNKPDEAMKPAKWIISNLPESFLVSEAYLVQGYCYFMKKDYQNAAKSLEQAEAKTEKPAVSVAARDSARQAYDAMQSEFDSVQVQALDLARQLPTPRVESKREALRPTFDKANQAIEDYAAFTQRAIQSDRFESNRKRILEDAGFTLATVKTKMGQGSTSSEAAQELEELEDLE
- the mqnB gene encoding futalosine hydrolase, translating into MNGTLVVFASKQEFNTIFPQISAVVASTTPQSIDNRFDVAVCGVGMLDFSANLAYLLAKNRYERVIQVGICGAYPNRGIEICDVVRVDTDVVGDMGIQTREGHFVAWKDASGEDGVYAGESPRFLTIALASIRSVAGVSVNCCTGTKYLALRRGGLFKADVESMEGAACFAVCRRFGVPAYQFRAVSNIATDRDTSTWKIPEALMALKSEVLDNL
- a CDS encoding 1-phosphofructokinase family hexose kinase, giving the protein MPQEILILGLNPAWQRLFFLDKFTPGEVHRITNVEEYASGKGINCSRVLQNLGGKPLLMHFLGSDHGSRIFDEISGCGISQAPIWIKEPTRTCTTIACGGEATELIEPSPVLTDIENKDFAQTLGEYWNTAQCVALCGSFPGNFDVECINGLDFTGKRVFVDAIENIDSWLEKGVELLKINMHEYSKLLDRMGIPQVKSSPQFWKMTATAVLERLPIKNLVVTDEESPVRAFRLVEKKFQSAIVTPPAVEVQNSVGAGDSFFAGWLYADSMGLEFEECLVKSTAVAVARCEVDKPWMLSLERVAELEETIRESLEQQE